The segment ACGTCAGGCTCTCCCCGGAGGATGCCCGGGCATGTATCGAAGCGCTCACGGCAATCGAGTTCGCAGACTGGGTCGTCCTGGGTCCGGGGTCTTGGTACACCTCGGTGCTGCCCCATTTGCTTCTGCCCGAAATGCGCCAGGCTTTGTGCGACACCCCTGCCAAACGCTGCCTGACCATGAACCTCGCCATGGACACCAAGGAAACCTCCGGGATGTCGGCTGCGGACCATCTGGATGCCCTGCGCCATTACGCGCCGGAGTTCAGTGTGGACGTGGTGCTCGCCGATCCTTCCTCAATATCGGACCTCAAGGAATTCGAACGGGCTGCAGGGATGATCGGTGCAGAGGTGGTCTTGGGTAAAGTAGGGGCGTCGAGTCGCCGTCCAGTCCACGACCCGCTGCGTCTGGCGTCGGCGTATCACGATATCTTCGGGAATAGTTAGGAACATGCGATGGCACTGACCGGATCGGTCAAGGAAGAACTTTCCCGGCTGGACATCAAGAAGTCGTCCGTCCGCAAGGCCGAGGTCTCGGCCATGCTGCGTTTTGCCGGCGGACTGCACATCATTTCAGGCCGCATTGTGATCGAGGCAGAGGTTGACCTGGCCTCCACGGCGCGGCGACTGCGTGCCGCGATCGCGGAAGTGTACGGGCACCAGAGCGAGATCATCGTCGTCTCCGGCGGGGGGCTCCGGCGCGGTAGCCGCTACGTGGTCCGCGTCGTGCGCGACGGCGAGGCCCTGGCCCGCCAGACGGGCCTCTTGGACGGCCGGGGACGGCCTGTACGCGGGCTGCCGTCCGCCGTCGTCAACGGTTCGGCGTCCGACGCCGAGGCAGTGTGGCGCGGCGCTTTCCTGGCGCACGGTTCACTCACCGAACCCGGCCGCTCATCTTCTCTCGAGGTAACGTGCCCGGGCCCGGAATCCGCGCTTGCCCTGGTGGGAGCCGCCCGTCGCTTGGGCATCCAGGCCAAGGCGCGGGAAGTACGCGGCGTCGATCGCGTGGTTATTCGTGACGGCGACACCATCGCCGCATTGCTCACCCGGATGGGCGCCCATGACGCCCTCATGGTGTGGGAGGAACGCCGCATGCGCAAAGAAGTCCGGGCTACCGCCAACCGGCTCGCGAACTTCGATGACGCCAACCTGCGCCGCTCGGCCCAAGCCGCCGTTGCGGCGGGGGCCCGCGTGGACCGGGCCTTGGAAATCCTGGGCGACGACGTTCCGGACCACTTGAAGTACGCAGGCGAACTCCGGGTGGCGCACAAGCAGGCCAGCTTGGATGAACTGGGCCGGCTCGCTGATCCGCCCATGACCAAAGATGCGATCGCGGGGCGGATTCGCCGGCTGTTGGCCATGGCGGACAAGCGGGCTGGAGACCTGGGCATTCCGGGAACTGAAGCAAATGTGACCCCCGAAATGATGGACGAATAAAACAGCCGCCCTAGAATCATCAGGGTGTAGATTTCCGGCCGGTTCGCCGATCGGATGAACAATACGAGAGTTACCAACCGGACCCCGGTCCACTACATTGGAGGATTTCGTGACAGAGTACGTACTGCCCGAGCTCGGCTACGACTACGCAGCACTTGAGCCGCATATTTCGGCGAAGATCATGGAGCTGCACCACAGCAAGCACCACGCTGCCTACGTAGCCGGCGCCAACAACGCCCTGGCTCAGTTGGCCGAGGCCCGCGACAAGGGCGACTTCGCCAACATCAACCGCCTCTCCAAGGACCTCGCGTTCCACACCGGTGGCCACATCAACCACTCTGTGTTCTGGAACAACATCTCTCCGGACGGCGGCGACAAGCCCGAAGGTGAGCTGGCTGCGGCCATCGACGACGCCTTCGGTTCCTTCGATGCATTCCGCGCCCAGTTCACGGCAGCCGCCCTCGGCTTGCAGGGATCAGGTTGGGGTTTCCTCGCCTACGAGCCCATTGGCGGAAACCTGCTCATCGAGCAGCTCTACGACCAGCAGGGCAACGTCGCAGTCGGCACTACCCCGCTGCTCATGCTGGACATGTGGGAGCACGCTTTCTACCTGGACTACGTGAACGTCAAGGCTGACTATGTCAAGGCATTCTGGAACATTGTCAACTGGGCAGACGTCGCCAAGCGCTTCGAGGCAGCCCGCGCAAACGCCACCGGGCTGATTGTTCTGTAGGGAATTACCTGCCGTTTCGGTGAGTGACGCGGAATACACAAGGATGTAACAAACTTCACATTCAGGTGAATTTCGCCCAAATACCGGATTGCCTGCCCCCGCAGTTGCGGGGGCAGGCGTAGTTAAACGTAAGATAGGTCACGGAAGGCGGTTAGCCTTCAGCAATGTGGCTGGTCGCCCTCCGATCTGATAATCACTTCTGCCCAAAGATGTGCGGGAATTGTTAGTTGGAATCAAGATCCGACTCACTAGGTGTGCTTGCAAGAGCACCAAGGAGACTGAATAGTGACCACCCGTATTGGAATCAACGGCTTCGGCCGCATCGGCCGCAACTACTTCCGGGCAGCACTCGCCCAGGGCGCCGATCTCGAAATTGTCGCGGTCAACGACCTCACCAGCCCCGAGGCGCTCGCCCACCTGTTGAAGTACGACTCCGTCGGCGGTCGCCTGACCCAGCCCGTTGAAGTCAAGGATGGCAACCTTATTGTTGACGGCAAGATCATCAAGGTCCTCGCAGAGCGCGATCCCGCAAACCTCCCGTGGGCCGAGCTCGGCGTGGACATCGTCATCGAATCCACCGGCTTCTTCACCAAGGCCGCTGCCGCGCAGAAGCACATCGATGCCGGTGCCAAGAAGGTCCTGATTTCCGCTCCGGCTTCCGACGAAGACATCACTATCGTCATGGGTGTCAACCACGAGCTTTACGACCCCGAGACGCACCACATCATCTCCAACGCTTCCTGCACCACCAACTGCCTAGGCCCGCTGGCCAAGGTTGTCAACGACGCGTTCGGCATCGAGCGCGGCCTCATGACC is part of the Arthrobacter methylotrophus genome and harbors:
- the gap gene encoding type I glyceraldehyde-3-phosphate dehydrogenase — encoded protein: MTTRIGINGFGRIGRNYFRAALAQGADLEIVAVNDLTSPEALAHLLKYDSVGGRLTQPVEVKDGNLIVDGKIIKVLAERDPANLPWAELGVDIVIESTGFFTKAAAAQKHIDAGAKKVLISAPASDEDITIVMGVNHELYDPETHHIISNASCTTNCLGPLAKVVNDAFGIERGLMTTVHAYTADQNLQDGPHNDLRRARAAAINMVPTSTGAAKAIGLVLPELKGKLDGYAIRVPVPTGSATDLTVTVSREVTVEEVNAALKAASETEQFKGILSYTADPIVSSDIVGESASSIFDSGLTKVIGNQVKVVSWYDNEWGYSNRLVDLTELVASRLG
- the whiA gene encoding DNA-binding protein WhiA, which encodes MALTGSVKEELSRLDIKKSSVRKAEVSAMLRFAGGLHIISGRIVIEAEVDLASTARRLRAAIAEVYGHQSEIIVVSGGGLRRGSRYVVRVVRDGEALARQTGLLDGRGRPVRGLPSAVVNGSASDAEAVWRGAFLAHGSLTEPGRSSSLEVTCPGPESALALVGAARRLGIQAKAREVRGVDRVVIRDGDTIAALLTRMGAHDALMVWEERRMRKEVRATANRLANFDDANLRRSAQAAVAAGARVDRALEILGDDVPDHLKYAGELRVAHKQASLDELGRLADPPMTKDAIAGRIRRLLAMADKRAGDLGIPGTEANVTPEMMDE
- a CDS encoding superoxide dismutase, whose protein sequence is MTEYVLPELGYDYAALEPHISAKIMELHHSKHHAAYVAGANNALAQLAEARDKGDFANINRLSKDLAFHTGGHINHSVFWNNISPDGGDKPEGELAAAIDDAFGSFDAFRAQFTAAALGLQGSGWGFLAYEPIGGNLLIEQLYDQQGNVAVGTTPLLMLDMWEHAFYLDYVNVKADYVKAFWNIVNWADVAKRFEAARANATGLIVL